The proteins below are encoded in one region of Stigmatopora argus isolate UIUO_Sarg chromosome 2, RoL_Sarg_1.0, whole genome shotgun sequence:
- the ddx21 gene encoding nucleolar RNA helicase 2, with protein MPSKTVDNVVKTMEDETDTTVGAKALKIKAKDGKKMKNKEEEVEMDIECPIPKKKKKSKLAEDHIDLNGNTDISEPPKKKNKNRVQEESKKKQKKTAIVEINEQSLPDTPEPTPIQTPSQSDDSTSESDKEPPEQTPEQKKGDFSNFRISDHTIRKLKGRGVSYLFDIQAQTFDSVYDGYDVLAQARTGTGKTFSFAIPLIEKLQLEESGEVKGHPPKVLVLAPTRELAIQVARDFSLIAQKMSVCCFYGGTPYNSQVRAIKNGIDILVGTPGRIKDHLENNNLDLSKLKHVVLDEVDRMLDMGFAEHVEEILAHSYKKDGDTNPQTLLFSATCPPWVYNVAKKYMKPNCKRVDLIGTKTQRTATTVEHLAIACSFFSQRPALIGDIIKLYSGCNGRVIIFCETKKEASGLALNEAIKQSCQALHGDIAQNQRETTLRGFRNGSFAVLVATDVAARGLDIPEVDLVIQCSPPKDVDSYIHRSGRTGRAGRTGMCICLYQKREEYQLRDVERIAGIKFKRVGPPSTTDLLNSSRKDALRLLDSVPATAAEYFRDSAEKLIEKKGAVDALAAALAHISGAASFGQRSLLNFTESYTTLQLTCSQEMPSMGYAWSSIKEQLGDEFNSIIQRMTCMKGKMGVCFDVPCNKVKEIQENWKDGRRWKLTFPTELPELEERPGGNRGGRDRFNGAGRQHGGRGFRRGGGGNFGGRGRGGQKRGFGQAFHLLTC; from the exons ATCAAAGCCAAggatggcaaaaaaatgaagaacaagGAGGAAGAAGTTGAGATGGACATTGAATGTCCTAtaccaaaaaagaagaaaaaaagtaagcTGGCAGAGGACCACATTGACCTGAATGGCAACACTGATATATCAGAGCCaccaaaaaagaagaataaaaacaGAGTCCAGGAGGAG tcaaaaaagaaacaaaagaaaacagcaaTTGTTGAAATCAACGAACAATCCTTGCCAGACACACCTGAGCCCACCCCCATCCAGACACCATCTCAGTCAGATGATTCAACAAGTGAGAGTGATAAAGAACCACCG GAGCAAACGCCTGAGCAGAAAAAGGGAGACTTCTCCAATTTCAGAATTTCTGATCACACTATTCGGAAACTTAAAG GTCGCGGCGTGTCGTACCTTTTTGACATCCAGGCCCAAACATTTGATTCTGTTTACGATGGATATGACGTACTCGCCCAAGCTCGTACCGGAACAGGAAAGACTTTCTCCTTTGCCATTCCTCTGATTGAGAAGCTGCAGTTGGAGGAATCAGGCGAGGTGAAAGGACATCCTCCTAAG GTGTTGGTATTGGCACCCACCCGAGAGTTGGCAATCCAGGTCGCGAGGGACTTTAGTCTCATTGCCCAAAAAATGAGTGTCTGTTGTTTTTATGGAGGCACCCCATACAACTCGCAGG TTAGAGCTATCAAGAATGGGATTGATATCTTGGTCGGAACCCCTGGTCGTATTAAAGATCACCTTGAGAATAATAATCTTGACCTCTCAAAACTGAAGCATGTGGTTCTGGATGAAGTGGACCGAATGCTGGACATGGGTTTTGCCGAGCATGTGGAAGAGATTCTTGCTCACTCCTATAAGAAAG ATGGCGACACCAACCCACAAACTCTCCTGTTTTCGGCCACCTGCCCTCCCTGGGTCTACAATGTAGCCAAGAAATACATGAAGCCCAATTGCAAGCGTGTTGACCTAATTGGCACTAAAACACAGAGAACGGCGACAACTGTGGAG CATCTGGCCATAGCATGCAGCTTCTTCTCACAGCGTCCTGCGTTGATCGGAGATATCATTAAGCTTTACAGTGGATGCAACGGCCGAGTTATCATCTTCTGCGAAACTAAGAAAGAGGCCAGTGGTCTTGCCTTGAATGAAGCTATCAAACAA AGCTGCCAGGCCCTCCATGGAGACATTGCGCAGAATCAGAGAGAAACTACGCTGAGGGGCTTCAGGAATGGATCCTTTGCGGTTCTGGTGGCGACCGACGTGGCAGCCCGCGGGTTAGATATCCCCGAAGTCGACCTGGTGATTCAGTGTTCTCCACCCAAG GATGTGGATTCATACATTCATCGCTCGGGGAGAACTGGCAGAGCTGGGAGGACTGGAATGTGCATTTGTCTCTATCAGAAGCGAGAGGAGTATCAGCTACGCGATGTGGAACGCATAGCT ggCATCAAGTTCAAACGAGTCGGTCCTCCATCTACCACTGACCTCCTCAACTCATCACGCAAGGATGCCCTAAG ATTGCTGGATTCGGTTCCAGCGACAGCCGCCGAATACTTCAGAGACTCTGCCGAGAAGCTTATCGAGAAGAAAGGGGCTGTGGACGCTTTGGCCGCCGCCTTGGCGCACATTTCTGGGGCTGCAAGTTTCGGGCAGCGATCACTGCTCAACTTTACTGAG AGTTACACCACCCTGCAGTTGACTTGTTCTCAGGAGATGCCCAGTATGGGTTATGCATGGTCAAGCATTAAAGAACAACTGGGAGACGAGTTTAATAGTATCATACAAAGAATGACCTGCATGAAAGGGAAAATG gGTGTTTGTTTTGATGTCCCTTGCAACAAAGTCAAAGAGATCCAG GAAAACTGGAAAGATGGTCGGCGTTGGAAACTCACATTTCCCACGGAGCTCCCCGAATTGGAAGAGAGGCCCGGGGGGAACCGTGGCGGCAGAGATCGTTTCAATGGTGCTGGCCGTCAACACGGGGGCAGAGGCTTCCGaagaggcggcggcggcaatTTCGGCGGCAGAGGTCGAGGCGGACAGAAGCGGGGCTTCGGTCAAGCATTTCATTTACTGACCTGCTAA